ATCTTCGCGCTCGTGAGCGTGCTCAACCTGGTCGGGGAGGGGCTGCGCGACGCCCTCGACCCGAAGCTGCGGACCTAGCATGGCGGTGCCGCTCCTGCGCATCGACGACCTGCACGTCGAGTTCGCGACGAGCGCCGGAACGGTGCGCGCGGTCGACGGGGTGTCGCTCGAGGTGGGCGAGGGCGAGACGCTCGCGCTCGTCGGCGAGTCGGGCTGCGGGAAGTCGGTGACGGCCCTGTCGGTGCTCGGGCTCGTGCCGAGCCCGCCGAGCCGCGTCACGGCGGGTCGCATCCTGTTCGCGCCCGAAGGCGACGCCGGCGTCGTCGACCTCGTCCGCGCGGGCGACGAGGAGCTGCGCGCGATCCGCGGCAACGACGTCGCGATGATCTTCCAGGAGCCGATGACGAGCCTGAACCCGGTCTTCCGCGTGGGCGACCAGATCGCCGAGGCCATCGTGCAGCACCGCGGGCTCGACGAGGCGGACGCGTTCGCCGCGGCCGTCGGCATGCTCGCGCGCGTCGGCATTCCCGCGCCCGAGCGCCGCGCGCTCGACTACCCGCACCAGCTCTCCGGCGGCATGTGCCAGCGCGTGATGATCGCGATGGCGCTCGCGTGCGACCCGAAGCTCCTGATCGCCGACGAGCCGACGACCGCGCTCGACGTCACCGTGCAGGCGCAGATCCTCGACCTCCTGCGCGCGCTGCAGAGCGACCTCGGCACCGCCATCCTCTTGATCACGCACGACCTCGGCGTCGTCGCCGAGGTCGCGCACCGCGTCGTGGTGA
This genomic interval from Myxococcota bacterium contains the following:
- a CDS encoding ABC transporter ATP-binding protein, whose protein sequence is MAVPLLRIDDLHVEFATSAGTVRAVDGVSLEVGEGETLALVGESGCGKSVTALSVLGLVPSPPSRVTAGRILFAPEGDAGVVDLVRAGDEELRAIRGNDVAMIFQEPMTSLNPVFRVGDQIAEAIVQHRGLDEADAFAAAVGMLARVGIPAPERRALDYPHQLSGGMCQRVMIAMALACDPKLLIADEPTTALDVTVQAQILDLLRALQSDLGTAILLITHDLGVVAEVAHRVVVMYAGRIVERASVADLFARPRHPYTAGLLRSIPRLGEEGARLEPVEGSVPDALALPAGCRFHPRCAFARERCTREAPPERRRNDASAAVAHASACFAVDEEPGLDLLAHDAPRASATPEATA